From Bradyrhizobium sp. AZCC 1610:
ATGGCCGAGGTCACCATCGTGCCGATAGCCGCGTTGGTGATCGACTGCATGCTGAGCCGGCCGTAAAAGAATGCAAGGAGGATGGCGCCGAAAGCCCCGCACGAGGCTGCCTCGGTCGGGGTGGCGATTCCACCGACGATGGTTCCGAGGGTAAATCCGATCAGCGCGCTGAGAGGCGTAATGCCGAGCATGACGGCGCGGAAGTACGCGTTCCGGAAGTAGGGATAGGCCATCAGAATTGCTAACACCGAAGCGATGGCCGATAGGCTAAGCGGGCCGATCGCAAACGACGGACGCGGTACACGCGCTTGGCTCAACAACAAATCGAGCAGCAAATACGCCAATGCGACCAAGCACACGAGGCCCAATCCGACTACAGGAGCGCCTACCTTTTCCGTGGTCATCGCGTCATAGGTGGCTCTGCGCTCCTCCATGGTCATGGCTGGACCGAGCTTCGGATTGATCAAGCTGCGGACGAGCGTATAGGCGATATAACAGCCAGCGAGCAGAAAGCCCGGGCCGAACGCCGCTGAATAAAGAAGGTTGACGGGCACGCCCATGACCGGGCCCATGACTACCAGCATCACGCTCGGAGGGACCAGAATGCCGAGCGTACCGCCGGCGGCGATTGCACCCGCTGACAGCCGCGCGTCGTAGCCGGTTTTGATCATCATCGATCCGGCCATGATGCCGAGCACGGTCACCGCAGCGCCCACGATGCCGGTCGCCATCGCGAAAATAGTCGCCGTTAGAATCACGGCCAAATAGAGCGATCCGCGCACCGGCGCGAGAACGCTGCGCAAAGCCACGAACAGCCGCTCCATGAGTCCGGCCTGTTCGGTCATGTAACCCATGAAAATGAACAGCGGCACGGCGGGAAAGATCTCGTCTTTCATCGTGCCCCAGATTTGCAGGT
This genomic window contains:
- a CDS encoding TRAP transporter large permease; translation: MTAAEALGIAMLVGMVLVIFIGFPISFTLLFLALVFGGIGLGWEQTFNLGYLQIWGTMKDEIFPAVPLFIFMGYMTEQAGLMERLFVALRSVLAPVRGSLYLAVILTATIFAMATGIVGAAVTVLGIMAGSMMIKTGYDARLSAGAIAAGGTLGILVPPSVMLVVMGPVMGVPVNLLYSAAFGPGFLLAGCYIAYTLVRSLINPKLGPAMTMEERRATYDAMTTEKVGAPVVGLGLVCLVALAYLLLDLLLSQARVPRPSFAIGPLSLSAIASVLAILMAYPYFRNAYFRAVMLGITPLSALIGFTLGTIVGGIATPTEAASCGAFGAILLAFFYGRLSMQSITNAAIGTMVTSAMVLFLAVASTVFGAVFTKLGTANLITNYLLALPLSDWWKLALIMVIFFVLGWPFEWPVIILVFLPIVLPVVEKLQFGLNKLDLLIWFGALTAINMQTSYLSPPVAMSAYYLRNVVPQWSLSTIYRGMSDYMVIQVIVLALLLLFPQIALWLPNLVR